The nucleotide sequence GCCCAGACCTTCAGGGCGGCCTGCTGTGCCATGGTTCCCGTGGGAAACAGCAGCGCCGTCTCCACGCCGAGCAGTTGCGCGGCCCGCTCCTCCGCGATCCTGACGAGGCCGCCGTTGCCGTACTTGTCCGGAGGGAGGTCCGCGATACCGGGGTTCTCCGCGAGCCAGGCCGCCTGCCGCAGCACCTTCTCGCCGATCGGTTCCGGTGTGTGGCCGGACAACACCTTGATCCCACGTGCCTGGTGCGTCTGCGGCGCGGTTCCCTTGGCATTCACCGGGGTCAGTCTGCCAGTGCGCCCGTGATTTGCCCATCATGGCAATCGACTGTCGTTCGGGGAAGGTCACGTGACGCCGTTACCGTGCGAATCACGGCCATGACCGAGTTGTTCCGAGCTGTTCCGACGAACCCGGCCGACCTGCCGAGGCAACGTGGGTCACCGTCCTCCGGTGGCCGGCCCGATGCTCGGCGGAGAACCCCCACCGCTGTCCCCGCCCACGCCGAGCGGCAGCAACGCCTGGGCGGCGCCCGCGAGTTCGGGACTGGCGGCACCGTGCCTCAGGCTCCCGTACAGGGTCCCGAAGGCGAGTGGCACGTTGAGCCCGCGGCTGAGGGCGTCGTCGCACCGGCGGAGCGCAGGAGCCGTTCCCCGCCAGTGGGCCTCCGTGGACGGGGTGCCGCCCATGGCGGCGGCGTAGGTGTGCGGCAGGGGCGGCGGAGGCGGCGCGGGTCGGGACAGCGCGGGAAACGACGGCGCGGGGCGCGGCTGCATCCGTGCGACCAAGAGGCGCAGGCGACGGCGTGCGACCCGCGCGTCCTGGAACAACCCGTGACCCGCGTGGAGGTCGGCACACCGGAACCGGCGAGGGTGCCGGTGATGGCCCGCGACGAGCAGGGCGAAGCGAACGTCGGCCGCGGTCAGCGTGCCCCCGACGACATCGGCGACGGTCGGTACGCGGCCGGTGCGGTGTGCGCCGTCGTGGTGGCACGCCCCGTGTACCTCCACCGGGCCGACGACCACGCGGCACAGCGGCTCGACCGGTCCGGCCGACCCTTCGGGCTGTCCAAGGACGTCGATCCCGAACGGGCCACCCTCGCGCGGGTACGGACCACGGAAGCCATACCGGACGCCCACCCGATAGCCCTTCCAGACCAGGAAACGCAGCAACGCGTCCGCGACCGCGGCCAACCGCTCCTGCCCAAGGCCACGCACTTCCGGCGCCACCCACGGCAGCCGCAACGTGAGCATCCCGGTCGGCGGTGGCAGGAAGACCAGCCGCCCCGTCACGCCGTCGAACAACCGGATCGCCCTGCCGTGCTCGGCCGGGAACTCCACATGCTGAACCTCCATCGCGCCAGGCGCACACGAACCCCTCACCCACGCACCCTCGCACACCCTGTCAACAGGTGCCTCCCCCTTCATCGGCGGTGCGGGGGAGCGGTCTCCCGGAGAGGCAACTGTCACATCCACGACGGTTCGTCCGTTCGGTTCGACGCCTGATCCGGGGGCCCCGGTTCTCGCGTTGCGGGATGCACCAGAGGGCGCGCATCAACCGTCTGAAGAGGGACCAGGCGGTCCCGACTCGGGTACGACAAGCTTCCTGTTCCGCTGCGAGGCCACCATTGCCGTCACCATCGACGCGATCGGTGAGCGGCTGCGAGCCACGAGTCCACGCTCAATCAACCCCCAGATCGTACGCCTGCCGTGAGGCCCTCATCGCCGGCTCGTGCCGCTCGGCCCATGCGGTGAGTCCTGCCAGGTACTCGTACAACTCCCGTGCCATCGCGGTCGCCTCGTACTCCACTTTCGGCGGCACCGTCGGATACACCGTGCGCGTCAACAGACCGTCGCGTTCCAAGCTGCGCAGTGTCAGGGTGAGCATCCGGCGGCTTATGCCGTGAATCGCCCGCTCCAACTCGGTGAAGCGCACAGGTGCGTGATGAACCTCCATGAGGACGCTGATGCTCCACTTGCCACTCACCCGATTCAGTACATCGAGCACCTGGCACGCTTGGGTGACCTCGGTCGGCTCCGTTACACGGATGTTCCGCCGTGACATAAGAGTGCCTTCTTCCGCTGGATTCCATGGTCACTCAACATGGTCTCGTATCAAGAAGTGCCGCAAGAGGCACGCAGCTCAGACGTAAGGAACCAGGAGCACCCATGTTCACGACGCTCGACGAGTCGACGCGCAGGCTGCTTGACGGCAGGAACTTCGCCACCGTGTCGACGCTCGACGCCGATGGCGGTCCCCAAGCCTCGGTGGTCTGGTATCAGCGCGATGGCGACACGGTTGCGTTCTCGTCGACCGAAGACCGGGCGAAGGTACGCAACCTCCGTCGCGACCCCCGCGTCAGCATCACGGTCTTCGCCATGGACAACCCCTATCACTCGGTCGAACTCCGGGGCACCGCAGAGATCGTCCCGGACCCGGCGAAGGAACTGCCGCTGGCGCTTTCGTTCAGGTACCTCGGTGAGGCGCCGCCACCGGAGCCCGACGAGATCGTGCGGGTGATCGTCCGCGTGACGCCGACCAAGGTGAACAGGTTCGCGGTCTGAAGGCAGTGCCAACGCTCCGCGCGTCTGGCCGGACTGAGCAGGCCAAGGGTGTCGAAGGCGAACGGCATCGGCCGCCTCGGACGTGGCTCGGGTGATGCCTCCAACCGGTGGGTCCGCGGACGTCGGCGTCCGCTCTGGCGCTTCGCTCGGTACGCGGTCGCCATTCCCTGATTCGCTCCGCCGCCCGCCCGTGGCAGGACAGCAGAGACGCAGGCTAGATATCCGCGATATGCGCGTGCCATCCTGGAAACGCGATCGGTCCTGTGCGTTTCGCGGACAATGCGATTGGCAGGGCATTTTGATACTCTCGGCAATTGGTTGATGTGCACAATTGATCCAGGCGTCAAGTCTGAGTACGCCCGTACGGATTCCGCCATCCGCTGACCGCGATTTTCCTGCCTTTCTTGTCACCGCGCTCGGCGGTTTCCGGAGTTCCCGCCGCGTGCTTAGGGTTAATGGCAGGCCGTATTCGCGTGCGCATTCCGCGGCGGCCCCGCAGGACCGGACGTTCGCAGCTTCCAGACGTTGGAGTGACCTCACCATGAGCGGTACCCGGATTCCGATCGCGGCGACGGCGACGGCGACGTTGACGGCGCCGGAGGCCCGGCCCGGCGAACCGCCCGGTGGGGGCGGCGTGTCGATCGGCGCCGGCGCGGGCCCCGGGAGACGGTCGTATCGGGGACGGCCCCCTTCGCGACGCAGGTCGGGCCACGTCGGAGGGCTCGTGTGCGGCGCCGTCCCGAAGCGCGGCGTCCGCGACCGCGGGCGCCGGAATCACTCCGGATCCGGCGCGTGGCGCGAGTCGTCCCCTTGTCTTCCGCCGAATTGGTTTCCCTCCGGAAAGCGCGGTCGCGGGGAGCGCGCTTTCCGGAGATCCGCGGCCTCGGTGCAACAATTGACCGACGTGGGGCAGAAAGACACCCCGGATTCCACTCGCGGTGCAGGAGGCATCTCGTCCCGGCACCGCGCGTGTGCCTACAGTCCCGGCAGTGTCGACGCCAGGCGACGGTATCGAACCGCGTCCGGCAGCCCGAAGCGCGCTTTGTTCGCCCGTCGAGTACAGGAAGACCGGCAGTGATGTCCACCATGACATATGACCGCGACGGAACGGCGTCCCTGTCGGGGGGATCGCCAATTCCCACCACCGGGCGCATTCTTTACGAGGGGTCCGATCTCCGAGAGATCCACCGGCAGGTCTCGACGCATCTCGCCCCGCACCACCTGCTGCTCGAGTCCGCGTCCCCGCTCGCGGCCCACTTCCGCCTCGTGCACCGCGGCGAGGTGTCGTTGTACGTCCTCGCGTACGGCACCGACATCGAAGTCATCGCCGGCGCGGGCGAGTTCTACCAGGTGCACTTGGCCCACACGGGCGGAGGCGCGTTAGTCGTCAACGACCGGCAGGTGCCGTTCTCCGCGGCCATCACCGGGCCCGGGGACCGCGTCACCCAGCAGTGGGCGGCCGACACCGTCGCGCTGATCGCCCGCATCCCGCAACGGGTCGTCGACATGGCGGTCGCGAAGCAGCTCGGCCACCGTCCTTTGTGCCCCGTGCGGTTCGCCGTCGAGATCGACGAGACCGTGCCGCTGTCGCGCCGATGGCTGGCCCTGGCCACGGACTTCAGCGAGGCCGCCGCGGTGGGCATGCTCCACCGCTCGCGCTTCATCCAGATGCACTTCGAGCAAATGCTGGTGCACGGCCTGTTGTTCGGCCAGCGGCACAATCTCTCCGCCGACCTGATCCAGCCCACGGCCCTGCCGATGGCGCTGCGCCTGGCCCTGGACTTCTGCAAGACGCACGTCCGCGATGACTTGACCGTCGCCGACATCGCCGAGGCCGCGCAGACGAGCATCCGCCGCCTGCAGGAGCTGTTCCGCAAGCACCTGAAGACGACGCCGCTGACGTTCCTGCGGCGCCTGAGACTGGCACACGCACACGACGACCTGGTCGCGCTCGCCGCCGGGGAGGCCGAGGGCAGCGTCACCGAGGTGGCCACGCGTTGGGGTTTCACCCACCTGGGCCGGTTCGGCGTCCTCTACCGGCAGGTGTACGGCACCGTGCCCTCCCGGACGGCCCGGTACGGCGCGCCGGCGCCGCACGATCGGCCCCCGTACATGTGAACCACCGGACCGGTGCCGTGCGAGCGCGGCTGACGCGGCACCACCGGGCGACGCGCAGCGTCACCTCCCCACACGGCCCGGCGGGCCGGGCCCAGCGAGGCCTTGGCCCGCGCGGGCGGTGACGACGCACTCCGCGCGGATCCTCCCCGCCAACCGCGCACGAGGTGTGTGTCAGCCGCCCAGGACGGCCCCCCGGGCCCCCACCGGCGGAACATCCGTCCGCGCCCCTTGGCCGACCCGTCTCCAAGCTCCTGACGGCGGTCGGCGCCGTGGACCCCGGCGGCGACCGCCGTCGGAAGCCGATCGGAAGGCACCGCACAGCCGAGACCGCCGTCCGCCCCGGTGTGGGCAGACGGCGGTCTCGTCGCACTCATCTCGCGTCAGACGCTTGGCTGTTGCCCGCCCGGCGGGGTGTCGAGGACCGACCTCGTGACCCGCTCGGAGACGGCCGCCACGAAGCGCCGCGGGCGCCGCGGGGTCAAGTGCGCGCTCACGCTGTTGGCGAACCCCGGTACCACGTAGGCCAGATCCCGATCCAGGCCGCGCAGCCCCGCCCGCACGACGGCCTCCGGACTCATGAACCGGCCGCCGATCGCGGCCTTTTCGCCCATCCGATCGAAGAACCGCGTGCGGGTGGGCCCGGGGCACAACGCGACGACCCTCACACCACGGCGACGGTATTCGGCACGCAGGGCCAGGCTGAAGTTGAGCAGGAACGCCTTGCCCGCCCCGTACACGGCGAAGTACGGGGACGGTTGCAGCCCCGCGGTCGAACTGACATTCACGATCCCGCCGCGCCCGCGCTCGACCATGCCGGGGGCGATCACGCGCGTGAGCCCGACCACGCTCGCGACGTTGACCATCACCTGCCGGTGGTCCTCGCCGGCCGGAATCTCCTCGAAACGTCCGGCGGTTCCGAACCCGGCGTTGTTCACCAGCAGGTCGACCGCGATGCCACGCGCGGAGAGCTCGGCGGCGATCCGCCCCGGCGCGTCCGCCTCCGCCAAGTCCCGCACCATCACATGCACCCGCACACCGTGCTCACCCCGCAACGCGCCCGCCACCTCCTCCAAACGCTCCGCCGACCGCGCGACAAGAACCAAATCATGCCCACGACACGCCAGTTGCCCGGCAAACTCCGCACCAATCCCACCGGACGCACCGGTCGCCAGAGCAGTCGTCCCGCTTGTTCGCACCGTCATGGAGGACTCCTTCCGCACATCACTCAAATAGATAGTAGATAGTTTCGCTATCCATTATGCATGGGGAGTGCGTCCCTCGCTCGAAACGGGCCGACCGGCCATGGAACGTGGTCCTGGGGATCGCGGTTCGCGGATTGTCGGCAGTGTCATCGGGAACTTACGGTCGACGCGCATTGCCGACGTTGCTGCCTTCCGTAGCCCCGAAACCCCACCGGGGTGGGGCTCGGTCGCGTCGGCGGCACCCGGCGCCGACACGGGCGCCTTCAGCCATGCCCGCTCCCGCCGAACCGGCACTGATTCCAAGGTCATGATCATGCAATCCACACGCATTGCCCTTGTCTCCTCGACCGCGGTCCTGGCCCTTGTCCTCACCGCGTGCGGCAGCGACGACGACAAGGACGGCGCGCAAGCAGCCGCGTCGGCGACGACGGCATTCCCTCCCACCGCGACGCCCGGCGACGTGCCGTCCCCCACCACGACCGACCGCGGTGCCACCGGGGAGGCGGCCACCAACACTCCTGTGGATGCGGGGCAGTTCCCCACCACCGCGCCGGGCACCGAACTCAAGGTGGGCGAGAGCGCGGTCATCCCGTTCGAGCAGAGCAGCAAGCAGGGAGTGCTCCAGGTCACCATCACGGCCATCGAGAAGGGGACCATCGGCGACCTGACGGCCGCGAACATCAGGGTGAACGATGACCAGAAGTCGTCCACGCCCTACTACGTCCGGGCCACGATCAAGAATGTCTCGGACGCCGACCTCTCCGACGCCAGCCTGCTGGTCCCACTGGCGGCGCTCGACGAGGCCGGCCGCGACCTGGCCTTCACCACCGTCCTGGGGAGCTTCAAGAAGTGTCCGCTGCCCAGGGCCGAGAACTTCACCAACGGGGCCGAGGTTTCCGGGTGCAAGATGGTCATGGCCCCAGCTGGTGCGACCGTGGCGGCGGCCGGCTTCGACCTGCCGCGCAAGTCCTCCGGTGAGCCGGTCATCTGGAAGCCGTGACGCACACCTGCGGTCGTCCGAGTGGCGGTGGTGCACGGCCCGGTTCACGTCCCTGAAGGGTGTTCCTTGGATGTTCGGGGACAGGGCCTGGAGTGGCAACGTCCTTCGCGGAACCGCGCGTTGCCCGGGAGGGCGGGCCGGTCCCGCCCTCCCGGAGGCTTGGCTGCCGTCGCACGCCCCGCTGCCACCTGAGGTGACGGCGCTACGACCCGTCCTCCGGGTGGTGGAACAGGGGGTGAACACACCACAGTACGAGCGCGGATTCGCGGGCTCATCTGCGGGAATCACAGGTGCCGACGGCAAGGCCGCGCCGCGCATGGGACGAGACCGGCCCGACCGACCCCCACTCCGCCGCCCGTGACCGGCCGCGCGAGCGTCGCGCCGGACATCCCGGCGGTCGGTCAAGGCAACCATGGCCTCCGCGCGGCTCGCCAGGCTGCGCGCGCGGCTCGGCCCCAGAGCAGGCACTCCCCCTGGCTTCCCCGGCGCCGGCCGTGCCCCGCGAGTCAAGCCACGCAACTCCGCCCCGCGACCGCTTGGCGTCGCGTGCGCCCGCTTCTGCGCCGCCCCCGAGAGCGTGCAGCGGCGCGCCCGGGCGAGCAAAACCGTCGGCAAGCACGTCGGCCGCGTGCAGCGGCGAGGGCACCGGGCTCGATTCGGAATCGCCGTCCCTCACCCCGCCCCGGCCTCCGAGCCATCGGCGTGCCTACCGTGCCGGTCCGGAAGTAGCCCGGCAATTCCAGGAATCTGCGGCCATCGCCCCGAACGGCCTTTCTCCAGACCGTCGTTCGCGTCGCCACCTGGCGCCGTCGTCGCCGGCTCCCGCCCCATCGCGCCAAAGGCCAAGTGAACGTCAGCCTTCGGGCGCCTCGGTGTCCTGGTCGTCCCCTGGTCCGGGGGCGAAGTACTGCTGCGAGGTATGTTCCTGGGCCAGGCGCCGCAGCGTGCAGAAGACAGCGTCGCCGAGCACCGTGGCGACGGCCGCTGACTCCACGAGGTGGGCCAGGTCCTCGCGCCGCGAGACGAACGCGATCTCGGCGTCGGCGACCACGGACGCCGCGTCCGCGTAGTGGTCCAGCAGAGCCAGGTAGTCCTCCTGCCCCAGTTGGATGAACGCGGCCACGGCACTGACCAGAGCCTCGCGGGCCGGGTTGCCCTTCAGTTCGGCACTCCAGCGGCGCCGTTCGAACAAGGCGTCGACCTCGCGCTCCGCCTGACGGCTCGCATCGTCGCCGGGGGACGTGGCCGCGGTCGGCAGCGCGTACTGCATGGAGCCGAGGACCTTGTGCACCGACTTGTCCGGATCATCGAGGGCGGCAAGTGTGTCCTTGGCGCTCGCGACCGACAGCCCGCCGACGTCGAGCAGGGCGCGGATGAGGCGAAGGCGGTGCAGGTGGTGCGGCCCGTACTGGGCCTGATTGCGACCGGTCGGCTCGCCGGCGGGCAGGAGCCCTTCCCGCAGGTAGTACTTGATGGTGGGCGTGGGGACGCCGCTGGCGGCACTAAGGGCCGAGATGCGCAAAGCGCCCTCCGGGCAAGGCTGGACGGGAATCGGTCGGTGAGGCCTTGCGATTCTACCTTGGATAGTGAAACTATCCACTATCCGTCACGGGTGAACGGGCCGGGCGGAGTGAGGAGTGCATGCCGATGAACGCCGAATAGCGCCTGCCATCCGGCTCGACACCGTGCCACATCGCACCACGTGACCGATGTGGGGCAACGGTGCGCATGCCCCGGACATCGGCCGGTCTCGTTGCCGGACACCAGGCGAACACCACACGCCGCCGGCGCTTCCGGCGCCCGAGGTTCGCAAGGCCGAGGGACGGCGGGGCGATTCGAGGCGTTCGACACCCTCCACCCCCAGGCCCGCCCGACATCCGGCCGCGGCAAACCAGGGGAGTACGGCCCGATCACACCGACCCGACAGCGGACGACCTGGGGCACCTCGAGACGCCAGGCCCGGCGCGGGGCCTGTGCCCGTGGGAACACCTTCTTCAAGGAGTTGCGTCTGTGCGACACCGCATCGAATCCACCACCCGCCGGCGCGGGGCGACACCGACGGTCCCCTGGCCGTCGCCCCCGTATTGTGTGGCACCCCGCCCGGCGCCCGCCGCCGACGCCGACTGCGGTTGCCGTGGTGCCCCGCGGACGGATCCGACCGTCCAGGCACCCTCGACATCGGTACGGCGGCGGGAACAGCCCACGGACACCCGCACGGCCCCGCACCGCGGGCGGGGGGACACCCTCGGCCGTCAGGCCGTCCTCGCCTTGTTGCTCGACGGCGACACCTACGCCGCCCGCCGGATGGCCGAGGTGCTCACGCCCGCACTCGCCGAGAACGTACGGGTTCATGTCGTCACCCCCAAACCCGGAGCCGCGAGGCAGGCACTCCTGTCACACCTGCGCACCACATGTACGCGCTCCTGGGTGGCACTGCCGCCCTCCGACGACGAGTTGGTCGTGGTGATCGAGCCCGTCTCCGACCGTCAGGTGGCGATGTCAGCCCAAGTCCGCTCGCACACCGAGGTGTTGACCCAGGCGTCATCGGGGGGCCGGGTGGGTTCGAGTCCGGCGGTGCCGTTGTCCCATGTGGCGAGTGGGTACGCCGACGCGGTACACGCCCTGCGCACACGGCCGACCGCCCAAGAGCGCGCGACCACCGCCGACCCGGCCCTGCTGCTGCCCCCGGAGGCCTGGCGTTGGGTGGCACATCTCCTGGGGCCGCTGATCCACCACGCTCCGCAGCGCACATCGTCGCCGGATTCCCCGGAACTCATCAACACCCTGCGCGTCTGGCTGGACAGCCCACGGCATGCCGGCAAACGGCTGTACGTCCACCGCAACACCATGGCCAGGCGCCTGTCCCGCATCCAAGACCTCCTGCACATGGACCTGTCCCACCTCGCCACCCGCGCCCAACTCGCCGTCGCCCTGGCACTCTTCGACCGAATCCGACCCACCACAGCGCCGGGCCCCAAGCCCGCGACGACAGCATCGTTCGACGACCTTCTGAAGAGTCCGGCCCTCCGAGACTGGGCCGTGGCACGGCTCCGCCTCCTGACAGGCATCGGCGGAGCCGGCGACCCGGTGCACACCGTCGCCACATGGCTCGCACACGGCGCCCGCCCATCACCCACCGCCGACGCCCTGGGCATCTCGCCCACAGCCTTGAGGAAACGTTTCATCCGCATCGAGACCGCGCTCGGCAGCGAGATTTTCCGCCACCCATCCACCCAATACCGCTGGTGGCTCGCCTTCACGGCATACGCACCCGAATAGCGCGTGAGGGCACGCCGCCTCAGAGACTCCCCTGCCCGCCAACCGGCGCATGTCAGCCACCTTTCACATCGATTTCGTCGGCTTCGGCCCGCCCTTCCCGATGCCGGCGCATAGTGCACTCCGAAGGTGAAAGAACGTTGGCAAGCGCAGAGGCAGCCCCGGCCTCTGGAAGGCGCGGCGCGCGGATCGTGTTCCGCGGATTGCTGTCCGACGCACCGGATCGCGTCGGCTGCGACCACATCGGCGTCTGGTTGGGCGATGGCACGATGATTCATCCGCGAACCCGGAGTTCGACGTCACCGTCGACCGCGAAGCGCGCGGCCGTCGTCCGATGGGCTCGATCGACAAGCCTGATGCTGGTCCCGTTCGGGCTGGTGGCGTGCGGCGTGCTCACGCCGGGCAACCCGGTCGCGCGGTCCGGCGCGAGCCCTTCGTCCGACGCCGGGACGACCAGGGTCCCGCCGCCGCCCACAGCACGGCCCGAGCGCCGCGACACGGCGGTCCCCGAGGAACCGGTCCGTTCGCCCCGCCCGTTGCCGACCGCGTCCCCGACGGGAGTCGACCCGGTACGGGCGAAC is from Yinghuangia sp. ASG 101 and encodes:
- a CDS encoding helix-turn-helix domain-containing protein, with product MLLDGDTYAARRMAEVLTPALAENVRVHVVTPKPGAARQALLSHLRTTCTRSWVALPPSDDELVVVIEPVSDRQVAMSAQVRSHTEVLTQASSGGRVGSSPAVPLSHVASGYADAVHALRTRPTAQERATTADPALLLPPEAWRWVAHLLGPLIHHAPQRTSSPDSPELINTLRVWLDSPRHAGKRLYVHRNTMARRLSRIQDLLHMDLSHLATRAQLAVALALFDRIRPTTAPGPKPATTASFDDLLKSPALRDWAVARLRLLTGIGGAGDPVHTVATWLAHGARPSPTADALGISPTALRKRFIRIETALGSEIFRHPSTQYRWWLAFTAYAPE
- a CDS encoding PPOX class F420-dependent oxidoreductase, which gives rise to MFTTLDESTRRLLDGRNFATVSTLDADGGPQASVVWYQRDGDTVAFSSTEDRAKVRNLRRDPRVSITVFAMDNPYHSVELRGTAEIVPDPAKELPLALSFRYLGEAPPPEPDEIVRVIVRVTPTKVNRFAV
- a CDS encoding winged helix-turn-helix transcriptional regulator, whose protein sequence is MSRRNIRVTEPTEVTQACQVLDVLNRVSGKWSISVLMEVHHAPVRFTELERAIHGISRRMLTLTLRSLERDGLLTRTVYPTVPPKVEYEATAMARELYEYLAGLTAWAERHEPAMRASRQAYDLGVD
- a CDS encoding AraC family transcriptional regulator, translating into MSTMTYDRDGTASLSGGSPIPTTGRILYEGSDLREIHRQVSTHLAPHHLLLESASPLAAHFRLVHRGEVSLYVLAYGTDIEVIAGAGEFYQVHLAHTGGGALVVNDRQVPFSAAITGPGDRVTQQWAADTVALIARIPQRVVDMAVAKQLGHRPLCPVRFAVEIDETVPLSRRWLALATDFSEAAAVGMLHRSRFIQMHFEQMLVHGLLFGQRHNLSADLIQPTALPMALRLALDFCKTHVRDDLTVADIAEAAQTSIRRLQELFRKHLKTTPLTFLRRLRLAHAHDDLVALAAGEAEGSVTEVATRWGFTHLGRFGVLYRQVYGTVPSRTARYGAPAPHDRPPYM
- a CDS encoding SDR family NAD(P)-dependent oxidoreductase, whose product is MTVRTSGTTALATGASGGIGAEFAGQLACRGHDLVLVARSAERLEEVAGALRGEHGVRVHVMVRDLAEADAPGRIAAELSARGIAVDLLVNNAGFGTAGRFEEIPAGEDHRQVMVNVASVVGLTRVIAPGMVERGRGGIVNVSSTAGLQPSPYFAVYGAGKAFLLNFSLALRAEYRRRGVRVVALCPGPTRTRFFDRMGEKAAIGGRFMSPEAVVRAGLRGLDRDLAYVVPGFANSVSAHLTPRRPRRFVAAVSERVTRSVLDTPPGGQQPSV
- a CDS encoding MerR family transcriptional regulator, with amino-acid sequence MRISALSAASGVPTPTIKYYLREGLLPAGEPTGRNQAQYGPHHLHRLRLIRALLDVGGLSVASAKDTLAALDDPDKSVHKVLGSMQYALPTAATSPGDDASRQAEREVDALFERRRWSAELKGNPAREALVSAVAAFIQLGQEDYLALLDHYADAASVVADAEIAFVSRREDLAHLVESAAVATVLGDAVFCTLRRLAQEHTSQQYFAPGPGDDQDTEAPEG